A stretch of the Sorangium aterium genome encodes the following:
- a CDS encoding NmrA family NAD(P)-binding protein, which yields MTTKERLVLVTGATGQQGGGAARALLSRGVRVRALVRNPQGEPAAALRRLGAEVVGGDLGDRASLEAAARGADAVFSVQPSEGQPQYGVTSEDEARFGKNVADAARAARVRHLVYTSMAGLEPGTGVGHFESKWQIETYVRSLDVPFTILRPGAFFELLTQPQFYAAPGKFTFFYPPEHRIPFIAAEDIGAIAAAVLAAPDAFAGRTLELGGDVLTGVETAAALGRATGQPLAYARFPAEALRENTLFERIVEAALKLRVDIDVASLRALHPTLKTLATWLEEGGAARIPVTSRSGAQ from the coding sequence ATGACCACGAAGGAGAGGCTCGTCCTCGTCACCGGAGCTACCGGACAGCAGGGCGGCGGCGCGGCGCGAGCGCTGCTGTCGCGCGGCGTTCGCGTCCGTGCTCTCGTCAGAAATCCCCAGGGAGAGCCCGCCGCGGCGCTGCGCCGGCTCGGGGCAGAGGTCGTGGGCGGCGACCTGGGCGACCGCGCCTCGCTCGAGGCCGCGGCCCGGGGGGCGGACGCCGTCTTCAGCGTGCAGCCGAGCGAGGGGCAACCGCAGTACGGCGTCACGTCGGAGGACGAGGCGCGCTTCGGCAAGAACGTCGCCGACGCCGCGCGCGCGGCGAGGGTCCGGCACCTTGTGTACACCTCGATGGCCGGCCTCGAGCCGGGCACGGGAGTCGGCCACTTCGAGAGCAAGTGGCAGATCGAGACGTACGTTCGCTCGCTCGACGTGCCCTTCACCATCCTGCGCCCGGGGGCGTTCTTCGAGCTGCTCACCCAGCCGCAGTTCTACGCGGCGCCGGGGAAGTTCACGTTCTTCTACCCGCCGGAGCACCGTATCCCCTTCATCGCGGCCGAGGACATCGGCGCGATCGCGGCCGCGGTCCTCGCGGCGCCCGACGCCTTCGCAGGCCGAACCCTCGAGCTCGGCGGCGACGTGCTCACCGGCGTCGAGACGGCGGCCGCGCTCGGGCGCGCGACGGGGCAGCCGCTCGCCTATGCGCGCTTTCCGGCCGAGGCCCTGCGCGAAAATACCCTGTTCGAGCGCATCGTCGAGGCCGCGCTCAAGCTCCGCGTCGACATCGACGTCGCCTCGCTCCGCGCGCTTCACCCGACGCTGAAGACGCTCGCGACCTGGCTCGAAGAAGGGGGCGCCGCGCGCATTCCCGTCACGTCGCGCAGCGGCGCGCAATGA
- a CDS encoding OmpA family protein, with protein MRANRAIWLVVLGALAAGCGSAKTEMSVAASAAPPPPPPPVVVQPAAPAEAVIEGDRIKIARPIFYDLDKDEIRPESFSVLDAVANILRTHPEITALTVEGHTDNQGSVDHNIKLSERRANAVVRYLVQHGVATPMTAPGYGAGAPLCFTNDEGCRAMNRRVEFRIKSK; from the coding sequence ATGCGAGCGAACCGAGCGATCTGGCTTGTGGTCCTGGGCGCCCTTGCGGCGGGGTGCGGGTCGGCGAAGACCGAGATGTCGGTGGCGGCGAGCGCGGCGCCGCCGCCTCCTCCTCCTCCGGTGGTCGTCCAGCCGGCGGCGCCTGCCGAGGCGGTCATCGAGGGGGATCGCATCAAGATCGCCCGGCCGATCTTCTACGACCTCGACAAGGACGAGATCCGGCCGGAGTCGTTCTCGGTCCTCGATGCGGTGGCGAACATCCTGCGGACGCACCCGGAGATCACCGCGCTCACGGTCGAGGGGCACACGGACAACCAGGGCAGCGTGGATCACAACATCAAGCTGTCCGAGCGCCGCGCGAACGCCGTGGTCCGCTACCTCGTCCAGCACGGCGTCGCGACGCCGATGACGGCGCCGGGCTACGGCGCCGGCGCGCCTCTCTGCTTCACGAACGACGAGGGCTGCCGCGCCATGAACCGGCGCGTGGAGTTCCGCATCAAGTCGAAGTGA
- a CDS encoding Hsp70 family protein: protein MSAPAKSSSLIVGIDLGTTHTVVAWAERDADPGAIRVFSIPQLVTATEIEARPLLPSLLYAPLPGEAPADPFGDAPFAIGEHARRRGGEIPGRLIASAKSWLCHPAVDRTAPILPWGAAEDAASLPRVSPLDASARILAHVRRTWDDAFPERPLAAQEVVLTVPASFDEVARELTVEAARRAGLSARLLEEPQAAFYDFMRLAGAEGLDALLARSGGEAMVLVCDVGGGTTDLSLIRVAQGAGAARGRPEVSRVAVGHHLLLGGDNMDLALAHLCEPRLVGAGEKLDPARFGQLVLACRAAKERLLAGGASSGGAGSAASSGGAGAALPAPPDDAPVTVLSHGARLVGGALTTRLGREEVEGVVLDGFFPEAPRDARPQRGRSGLVAFGLPYERDVAITRHVAWFFARHAPEARGPTALLLNGGVFRARRVAERLAQVVERWGGPPLDLLPHADPDLAVARGAVAYGLALAGRGVRIEGGAARGYYVGLEPPAAGGPRPAVCVVPRGAKEGSVHAAAGRTFALVVGRPVRFDLFASDDARADRAGDLVPLEDDRFEALPPIAVAFDAGDAARAATGKQAEVRVQIEGELTAIGTLDLACVEVDAAAPRRFRLAFQLREDGRGARAAEAAGSAPDGAPAERAQARPHAAATPGGKRLDEAREAIERVFGKGRPDVAPREAKNLVRELERILGERAAWTTETARALLDTLVPSARSRRRSADHERVFWSLAGYCLRPGFGDAGDPARVAALAPLFAERLAFPQEARSWQQFWIAWRRIAGGLDEPLQVAIRDLADPFLAPAEQRLKKPKGVKPEALDDLLELCASLERVPAGRRSELGAWILERTWTDRDARLWAAIGRLGARVPAYASVHHVVSPAAAERWLDHLLREKWQELPSAAPAAVQLARRTGDRARDVSDRVRGEVERRLVKAGAPEAWLKAVREVVAVEESERAAFFGEGLPVGLRLVGE, encoded by the coding sequence ATGTCCGCCCCCGCGAAGAGCTCGAGCCTGATCGTCGGAATCGACCTCGGCACCACGCACACCGTGGTTGCGTGGGCCGAGCGCGACGCCGATCCCGGCGCGATCCGCGTCTTCTCGATCCCGCAGCTCGTGACGGCCACCGAGATCGAGGCGCGCCCGCTGCTGCCGTCGCTGCTCTACGCGCCCCTCCCCGGCGAGGCGCCGGCCGATCCGTTCGGCGACGCGCCCTTCGCGATCGGCGAGCACGCGCGCCGGCGCGGCGGCGAGATCCCCGGGCGGCTCATCGCCTCGGCGAAGAGCTGGCTCTGCCACCCAGCCGTCGACCGCACGGCGCCCATCCTGCCATGGGGCGCGGCCGAGGACGCGGCCTCCCTGCCGCGCGTCTCGCCGCTCGACGCGAGCGCCCGGATCCTCGCCCACGTGCGGCGCACCTGGGACGACGCCTTCCCGGAGCGCCCGCTCGCGGCGCAGGAGGTCGTGCTCACCGTGCCGGCCTCGTTCGACGAGGTCGCGCGCGAGCTCACCGTCGAGGCCGCCCGCCGCGCCGGCCTCTCGGCGCGCCTCCTCGAGGAGCCGCAGGCCGCGTTCTACGACTTCATGCGGCTCGCCGGCGCCGAGGGCCTCGACGCCCTGCTCGCCCGCTCGGGCGGCGAGGCGATGGTCCTCGTCTGCGACGTCGGGGGCGGCACGACCGATCTGTCGCTCATCCGGGTGGCCCAGGGCGCTGGCGCGGCCAGGGGCCGCCCCGAGGTCTCGCGCGTCGCGGTCGGCCACCACCTCTTGCTCGGCGGCGACAACATGGACCTGGCGCTCGCCCACCTCTGCGAGCCGCGCCTCGTGGGCGCAGGGGAGAAGCTCGACCCGGCGCGCTTCGGGCAGCTCGTGCTGGCCTGCCGCGCCGCCAAGGAGCGCCTGCTCGCCGGCGGCGCGTCGTCGGGCGGCGCCGGCAGCGCCGCGTCGTCCGGCGGCGCCGGCGCGGCGCTGCCGGCGCCGCCGGACGACGCGCCGGTCACCGTGCTCTCGCACGGCGCGCGGCTCGTGGGCGGCGCGCTGACGACGCGCCTCGGCCGCGAGGAGGTCGAGGGCGTCGTGCTGGACGGCTTTTTCCCGGAGGCGCCGCGGGACGCCCGGCCGCAGCGCGGGCGGAGCGGGCTCGTCGCGTTCGGCCTGCCCTACGAGCGGGACGTCGCGATCACCCGGCACGTGGCCTGGTTCTTCGCGCGCCACGCCCCCGAGGCGCGAGGGCCGACCGCGCTGCTCCTGAACGGCGGCGTGTTCCGCGCCCGCCGCGTCGCGGAGCGCCTCGCGCAGGTCGTCGAGCGCTGGGGCGGCCCGCCGCTCGATCTGCTCCCGCACGCCGATCCCGACCTCGCGGTGGCGCGGGGTGCGGTCGCCTACGGCCTCGCCCTCGCGGGCCGCGGCGTGCGCATCGAGGGGGGCGCGGCGCGCGGCTACTACGTCGGCCTCGAGCCGCCGGCCGCCGGGGGGCCGCGGCCGGCGGTCTGCGTCGTGCCGCGCGGCGCGAAGGAGGGCAGCGTCCACGCGGCGGCCGGGCGGACGTTCGCGCTCGTCGTGGGGCGCCCGGTGCGGTTCGACCTGTTCGCGTCGGACGACGCGCGCGCCGATCGCGCGGGCGACCTCGTCCCCCTCGAGGACGACCGGTTCGAGGCGCTGCCGCCGATCGCTGTGGCGTTCGACGCGGGGGACGCGGCGCGCGCCGCGACCGGAAAGCAGGCGGAGGTGCGGGTGCAGATCGAGGGGGAGCTCACCGCGATTGGCACCCTGGACCTCGCCTGCGTCGAGGTGGACGCCGCGGCGCCGCGCCGATTCCGGCTGGCGTTCCAGCTGCGCGAGGACGGCCGCGGCGCGCGCGCGGCCGAGGCCGCGGGAAGCGCGCCGGACGGCGCCCCGGCGGAGCGGGCGCAGGCGAGGCCTCACGCCGCGGCGACGCCGGGCGGCAAGCGCCTCGACGAGGCCCGGGAGGCGATCGAGCGGGTGTTCGGCAAGGGGCGGCCCGACGTGGCGCCGCGGGAGGCGAAGAACCTCGTGCGCGAGCTCGAGCGCATCCTCGGGGAGCGCGCCGCCTGGACGACGGAGACCGCGCGGGCGCTGCTCGACACCCTCGTCCCGAGCGCGCGCTCGCGGCGGCGCTCGGCCGATCACGAGCGCGTGTTCTGGTCGCTCGCCGGCTACTGCCTCCGCCCCGGGTTCGGCGACGCGGGCGACCCGGCGCGCGTCGCCGCGCTCGCGCCGCTCTTCGCCGAGCGGCTGGCGTTCCCGCAGGAGGCGCGCTCCTGGCAGCAGTTCTGGATCGCCTGGCGCCGCATCGCGGGCGGCCTCGACGAGCCGCTGCAGGTCGCGATCCGGGATCTGGCGGATCCGTTCCTGGCCCCGGCCGAGCAGCGGCTGAAGAAGCCGAAAGGCGTGAAGCCGGAGGCGCTCGACGATCTGCTCGAGCTCTGCGCGTCGCTGGAGCGCGTGCCCGCCGGCCGGCGGAGCGAGCTCGGCGCGTGGATCCTGGAGCGCACGTGGACCGACCGCGACGCGCGGCTCTGGGCGGCGATCGGCCGCCTCGGCGCGCGCGTGCCGGCCTACGCGAGCGTCCACCATGTGGTGTCGCCGGCGGCGGCCGAGCGGTGGCTCGACCACCTGCTGCGCGAGAAGTGGCAGGAGCTGCCGTCCGCGGCGCCGGCCGCGGTGCAGCTCGCGCGCAGGACCGGGGACCGGGCGCGCGACGTCTCGGACCGGGTCCGCGGCGAGGTGGAGCGGCGGCTCGTCAAGGCGGGCGCGCCCGAGGCGTGGCTCAAGGCGGTGCGCGAGGTGGTGGCCGTCGAGGAGTCCGAGCGCGCGGCGTTCTTTGGAGAGGGGCTGCCGGTGGGGCTGCGGCTCGTGGGAGAGTAG
- a CDS encoding beta-propeller domain-containing protein, whose amino-acid sequence MTFLSRTYAGWLVLATAAASAGLTGCGNGSTGPSSETGSTDFISDNPRAGGGRDTAEDGGGVAAGTGGDGAPTAPPADGDAERAITEADIIQVKDGKLYALSQYSGLSIIDISRRDRLSLVGRYRASGIPFEMYLRDGVVYAMFSSWTQYIYDAATGSYSYEQSSHIEALDVSDPADIEQIGSFDLPGAISDSRIVGDVLYTVTFEDGGCWGCKESRNTTVTSLAVGDPAHIAVVDQLSYDDDPNDYGWQRSVSVTQDRMYIAGIEWDGTDEGHSTIQVVDISDPGGALVEGASVEAVGQIQSRWQMDEHEGVLRVVSQPGIWRTNALPGVQTFTVASSQELTPLGFTELTLPKPETLRSVRFDGDRAYAITAEQTDPLFTIDLSDPEHPAQVGELEMPGWVYHMEPRGDRLLALGFDNAATDGSLHVSLFDVSDLAKPTMLKRVHFGGDWASFAEDQDRIHKAFTILDDLGTLLVPYSGWDIAEGKGCGSYKSGVQLIDFTADTLTKRGSAPARGQARRAFVHDTRLFAVSDQEVGTFNIDDRDAPVEAADLALATVVSNTVATGDLVVRMGADWWTQAAELDVVYAAEPGRAEPIGKLDLATLAAGSTDDCYGSGLSSAQLFAHGQFAYLLWPSYADSTKTSLAVIDLTNPQAPRIASQRDLPFNSNALYYYGYYGRIVSAGSAVVQAGSTLVLRNVQEEYYYYEDGSAQPQPRDPSLEIIDLSNPSSPTHRSLPLPDGGGYTGLQVDGTTVLTSHWVPLPNDPSRARFYLDRIDVADPSSPVVRTSVNVPGSLLAFDGALNRALTVDYEAVEIQVAKYQECYSAFSYTAEFVPANQENYEGPGVCRGTRHTLKLLDVGSASARLRDEHTLDDDTRVDQVFVGDDRVFMYTSGYFAVGDAVGGGAYSSGILVASGLVEGSIDVAMQELSAPDAGWPRAVDGTRLLLAGYSPPALSVLDAADLDELTLETKGELSSYASQVTISGDTALCALWYHGLDVVDIGD is encoded by the coding sequence ATGACCTTCCTGTCCAGAACTTACGCCGGCTGGCTCGTCCTCGCGACGGCGGCGGCCTCGGCCGGACTCACCGGCTGCGGGAACGGCTCGACGGGGCCTTCCTCCGAAACCGGCTCGACCGATTTCATCTCTGACAACCCGAGGGCCGGCGGTGGAAGAGATACGGCCGAGGATGGTGGCGGCGTCGCAGCGGGCACCGGCGGCGACGGCGCCCCGACCGCGCCCCCGGCCGATGGCGACGCCGAGCGCGCGATCACCGAGGCCGACATCATCCAGGTCAAGGACGGCAAGCTCTACGCGCTCTCGCAGTATTCGGGGCTCAGCATCATCGACATCTCCCGGCGCGACCGGCTGAGCCTCGTCGGGCGCTACCGGGCGAGCGGGATCCCCTTCGAGATGTACCTGCGCGACGGGGTCGTCTACGCGATGTTCTCGTCGTGGACTCAATACATCTACGACGCGGCCACCGGCTCATACTCCTATGAGCAATCGAGCCACATCGAGGCGCTCGACGTCTCCGACCCGGCGGATATCGAGCAGATCGGCTCGTTCGACCTGCCGGGCGCCATCTCCGACTCGCGCATCGTCGGCGACGTGCTCTATACCGTCACGTTCGAGGATGGCGGTTGCTGGGGGTGCAAGGAATCGCGGAACACCACGGTCACCTCCCTGGCCGTCGGCGACCCAGCCCATATCGCCGTGGTCGATCAGCTGAGCTACGACGACGACCCCAACGACTACGGGTGGCAGCGCAGCGTGAGCGTCACCCAGGACCGCATGTACATCGCCGGCATCGAGTGGGACGGCACCGACGAGGGGCACTCCACCATCCAGGTCGTCGACATCTCCGACCCCGGCGGCGCGCTCGTCGAGGGCGCGAGCGTCGAGGCCGTCGGCCAGATCCAGAGCCGCTGGCAGATGGACGAGCACGAGGGCGTCCTCCGCGTCGTCAGCCAGCCCGGCATCTGGCGGACCAACGCGCTGCCCGGCGTCCAGACCTTCACCGTCGCGTCCTCGCAAGAGCTCACGCCCCTCGGCTTCACCGAGCTCACCCTGCCCAAGCCCGAGACGCTGCGCTCCGTCCGCTTCGACGGCGACCGCGCCTACGCGATCACGGCGGAGCAGACCGACCCGCTCTTCACCATCGACCTCAGCGACCCGGAGCACCCCGCCCAGGTCGGCGAGCTCGAGATGCCCGGCTGGGTCTACCACATGGAGCCGCGCGGCGACCGGCTGCTCGCCCTCGGCTTCGACAACGCCGCCACCGACGGCTCGCTCCACGTCTCCCTCTTCGACGTCTCCGATCTCGCGAAGCCCACGATGCTGAAGCGCGTCCATTTCGGCGGCGACTGGGCGAGCTTCGCCGAGGACCAGGACCGGATCCACAAGGCCTTCACCATCCTCGACGATCTCGGCACCCTCCTCGTGCCGTACAGCGGCTGGGACATCGCCGAGGGCAAGGGCTGCGGCTCGTACAAGAGCGGCGTCCAGCTGATCGACTTCACGGCCGACACGCTCACGAAGCGCGGCTCCGCCCCGGCGCGCGGCCAGGCGCGCCGCGCGTTCGTCCATGACACGCGGCTCTTCGCCGTCTCCGACCAGGAGGTCGGGACGTTCAACATCGATGATCGCGACGCCCCGGTCGAGGCCGCCGACCTGGCCCTGGCGACGGTCGTCAGCAACACGGTGGCCACCGGAGATCTCGTGGTCCGCATGGGCGCGGACTGGTGGACGCAGGCCGCAGAGCTCGATGTCGTGTACGCCGCGGAGCCGGGGCGAGCCGAGCCGATCGGGAAGCTCGACCTCGCGACGCTGGCCGCCGGATCGACGGACGACTGCTATGGATCCGGCCTCTCCAGCGCGCAGCTCTTCGCGCACGGGCAATTCGCCTACCTGCTCTGGCCCTCGTACGCGGACTCGACGAAGACGAGCCTCGCCGTCATCGACCTCACGAACCCCCAAGCCCCTCGGATCGCGAGCCAGCGCGATCTGCCGTTCAACAGCAACGCGCTCTACTATTACGGGTACTACGGCAGGATCGTCTCCGCCGGCAGCGCCGTGGTCCAGGCAGGGAGCACGCTCGTGCTCCGCAATGTCCAGGAAGAGTACTACTACTACGAGGACGGCAGCGCGCAGCCGCAGCCCCGTGATCCGTCGCTCGAGATCATCGACCTCTCGAACCCGTCGAGCCCGACGCACCGCTCGCTGCCCCTGCCCGACGGCGGCGGCTACACGGGCCTGCAGGTCGACGGCACCACCGTGCTGACGTCGCACTGGGTGCCGCTGCCGAACGACCCCTCCAGGGCGCGCTTCTACCTCGACCGCATCGATGTGGCCGATCCCTCCTCGCCGGTCGTGCGGACGTCGGTCAATGTGCCCGGCTCGCTGCTCGCCTTCGATGGCGCGTTGAACCGCGCGCTCACGGTCGACTACGAGGCGGTCGAGATCCAGGTCGCGAAATACCAGGAGTGCTACAGCGCGTTCAGCTACACCGCTGAATTCGTGCCGGCGAACCAGGAGAATTATGAGGGGCCCGGCGTCTGCCGCGGGACGCGCCACACCCTCAAGCTGCTCGACGTCGGCAGCGCGAGCGCGCGCCTCCGGGACGAGCACACGCTCGACGACGACACCCGCGTGGACCAGGTGTTCGTGGGCGATGACCGCGTGTTCATGTACACGTCCGGGTACTTCGCCGTGGGCGACGCGGTGGGCGGGGGCGCGTACTCGTCCGGGATCCTCGTGGCCAGCGGGCTCGTGGAAGGCAGCATCGATGTCGCGATGCAGGAGCTCTCGGCCCCCGACGCCGGCTGGCCGCGCGCCGTGGACGGGACGCGCCTCCTCCTCGCCGGCTACAGCCCGCCCGCGCTCTCGGTGCTCGACGCGGCCGACCTCGACGAGCTGACGCTCGAAACGAAGGGCGAGCTCTCGTCGTACGCCTCGCAGGTGACGATCTCCGGCGACACGGCGCTCTGCGCGCTCTGGTACCACGGGCTCGACGTCGTCGACATCGGCGACTGA
- a CDS encoding RNA polymerase sigma factor: MEREGAAAPSDAELAARLRRRDPRAFDALYARYNARIFSFLVRLSGRRDVAEDLFQDTWLAVARHAGRLAEDTDLAAWLFTIARNRYRSHRRSALLDLARAALFSREPAPAAPEPEGAADARADVAALEAALRELAAVHREVLLLGAVEGLDSAQVALVLGIREDAARKRLSRARAELAAHLERRNAERPRRGSTTPISAADATDAVDRHARRGSR, translated from the coding sequence GTGGAGAGGGAGGGCGCAGCAGCTCCGTCCGACGCCGAGCTCGCGGCTCGCCTGAGGCGCCGCGATCCGCGCGCCTTCGACGCGCTCTACGCGCGCTATAACGCCCGGATCTTCAGCTTCCTCGTGCGCCTCTCCGGCCGGCGCGACGTCGCCGAGGACCTGTTCCAGGACACCTGGCTCGCCGTCGCGCGCCACGCCGGCCGGCTCGCCGAGGACACGGATCTCGCCGCGTGGCTGTTCACGATCGCCAGGAACCGCTACCGGAGCCACCGCCGCTCCGCCTTGCTCGACCTCGCCCGCGCCGCGCTGTTCTCCCGCGAGCCCGCGCCGGCTGCGCCCGAGCCCGAGGGCGCGGCGGACGCCCGAGCCGACGTGGCGGCGCTGGAGGCGGCGCTCCGCGAGCTCGCGGCGGTGCACCGCGAGGTGTTGCTCCTCGGGGCCGTCGAGGGGCTCGACTCGGCGCAGGTCGCCCTGGTGCTCGGCATCCGCGAGGACGCCGCGCGCAAGCGCCTGTCGCGCGCCCGCGCCGAGCTTGCGGCCCACCTCGAAAGGCGAAATGCTGAGCGGCCCCGGCGGGGATCGACGACCCCGATCTCCGCCGCGGACGCGACGGACGCTGTGGATAGACACGCGCGGAGAGGTTCTCGATGA
- the grxD gene encoding Grx4 family monothiol glutaredoxin, which produces MSLSEPIRARIATIIRESDVVLFMKGTRTMPQCGFSAAVVSILDEHLPEYQTVDVLSDAALRDGIKEFSSWPTIPQLYIRGEFIGGCDIVKELHATGELVKALGLAHGEGQAPPTLRVTAAALAAFAAAKESEADFVHIEIDPSYNYGLYFGPRQAGDIEAQAGGAVFLLDRASARRAEGLSIDFVEGPSGGGFKLESPNEPPKVKQISSAALKALMDGGEAIELFDVRTEQERKIARIEGARHLDQAGQRHLETLAKDARIVFHCHHGGRSQAAAEHYLAKGYRNLYNLQGGIDAWSQDVDPSVPRY; this is translated from the coding sequence ATGAGCCTCAGCGAGCCCATACGGGCCAGGATCGCCACCATCATCCGCGAGAGCGATGTCGTCCTGTTCATGAAGGGAACGCGCACCATGCCGCAGTGCGGGTTCTCCGCCGCGGTCGTGAGCATCCTCGACGAGCACCTCCCCGAGTACCAGACGGTGGACGTCCTCTCGGATGCCGCCCTGCGCGACGGCATCAAGGAGTTCTCGAGCTGGCCCACGATCCCGCAGCTCTACATCCGCGGCGAGTTCATCGGCGGCTGCGACATCGTGAAGGAGCTGCACGCGACCGGGGAGCTCGTGAAGGCGCTCGGGCTCGCGCATGGCGAGGGGCAGGCGCCGCCCACGCTCCGCGTGACCGCGGCGGCGCTCGCAGCGTTCGCGGCCGCGAAGGAGTCCGAGGCCGACTTCGTCCACATCGAGATCGACCCGTCCTACAACTACGGTCTTTATTTTGGACCGCGGCAGGCAGGCGACATCGAGGCCCAGGCGGGCGGGGCGGTGTTCCTGCTCGACCGCGCGAGCGCGCGGCGCGCCGAGGGGCTGTCGATCGACTTCGTCGAGGGCCCCTCCGGCGGCGGCTTCAAGCTGGAGAGCCCGAACGAGCCGCCGAAGGTCAAACAGATCTCGTCGGCCGCGCTCAAGGCCTTGATGGACGGCGGCGAGGCGATCGAGCTGTTCGACGTCCGGACCGAGCAGGAGCGCAAGATCGCCAGGATCGAGGGGGCCCGTCACCTCGACCAGGCAGGGCAGCGGCACCTGGAGACGCTCGCGAAGGACGCGCGGATCGTCTTCCACTGCCACCACGGCGGCCGCAGCCAGGCGGCCGCCGAGCATTACCTCGCGAAGGGCTACAGGAACCTTTACAACCTCCAGGGCGGAATCGATGCGTGGTCGCAAGATGTCGACCCCTCGGTGCCGCGGTACTGA
- a CDS encoding sigma 54-interacting transcriptional regulator — MGADDQSTIRASDTEPSASPEGATPGLVVIFARGQPACAPIPLEGGAVVLGRAAADDTVVVEDEQVSRRHARIALSGDGLRITDLGSRNGTFVDGAQIEDQVFSSLPRVIRLGSTLLRFTADIEPFQRGGVLEHEDGLVGPTLRQVREAIHRAGMRGDTLLLTGPSGSGKELAARAYHAATGRGGPFVAVNCAAIPEGLAERLFFGARRGAYSDATADAEGYVQAAHGGTLFLDEVAELDPSVQPKLLRVLETREVVALGDTRPRKVEFRLCAATLKDLQAEVAARRFRDDLYYRIGRPEVRIPSLTERLEELPWLAAAELRRTGARLAPGASFLECCALRAWPGNVRELLCEVRQAGLAALAAGRTVVEVADLAPSAGLDITEVARRTPAPPEMRRLAIETALRREQGNVTRAARSLGMHRNQLRRWLARHGIDSAAFAGAGKRKSGASLPTAKDGERHEPS, encoded by the coding sequence GTGGGTGCCGACGATCAGTCGACGATCAGGGCGTCCGACACCGAGCCGTCGGCGTCGCCGGAGGGGGCGACGCCTGGCCTGGTGGTCATCTTCGCCCGCGGCCAGCCTGCCTGCGCGCCGATCCCGCTCGAGGGCGGCGCGGTCGTGCTGGGCCGCGCAGCGGCGGACGACACGGTCGTCGTCGAGGACGAGCAGGTGTCGCGCCGGCACGCCCGCATCGCGCTGTCGGGCGACGGTCTCCGGATCACCGATCTCGGGAGCAGGAACGGCACCTTCGTCGATGGAGCGCAGATCGAGGATCAGGTCTTCTCGTCGCTCCCGCGCGTGATCCGGCTCGGGAGCACGCTGCTGCGCTTCACCGCGGACATCGAGCCGTTCCAGCGCGGCGGGGTCCTGGAGCACGAGGACGGGCTGGTCGGCCCCACGCTCAGGCAGGTCCGCGAGGCGATCCACCGCGCGGGGATGCGCGGGGATACCTTGCTGCTCACCGGGCCGAGCGGCTCGGGCAAGGAGCTCGCGGCGCGCGCCTACCACGCGGCGACGGGGCGGGGCGGCCCCTTCGTCGCCGTGAACTGCGCCGCGATCCCGGAGGGCCTCGCGGAGCGGCTGTTCTTCGGGGCGCGGCGCGGGGCCTACTCGGACGCGACCGCCGACGCCGAGGGCTATGTCCAGGCGGCTCACGGCGGCACGTTGTTCCTCGACGAGGTCGCGGAGCTCGATCCGTCGGTTCAGCCCAAGCTGCTCCGCGTCCTCGAGACCCGGGAGGTGGTCGCGCTCGGCGACACGCGCCCGCGCAAGGTGGAGTTCCGCCTGTGCGCGGCCACGTTGAAGGATCTCCAGGCCGAGGTCGCGGCGCGCCGGTTCCGGGACGACCTCTATTACCGGATCGGCCGGCCCGAGGTGAGGATCCCGTCGCTGACAGAGCGTCTCGAGGAGCTCCCCTGGCTGGCGGCGGCGGAGCTCAGGCGCACCGGCGCGCGGCTCGCGCCGGGCGCCAGCTTCCTGGAGTGCTGCGCGCTGCGCGCGTGGCCGGGCAACGTGCGGGAGCTGCTCTGCGAGGTGCGGCAGGCGGGCCTCGCGGCGCTCGCGGCCGGGCGCACCGTCGTGGAGGTGGCGGATCTCGCGCCGTCCGCGGGCCTCGACATCACGGAGGTCGCGAGGCGCACGCCGGCGCCGCCGGAGATGCGGCGGCTCGCCATCGAGACGGCCCTGCGGCGCGAGCAGGGGAACGTCACGCGCGCGGCGCGCTCGCTCGGGATGCACAGGAACCAGCTGCGCCGGTGGCTCGCCCGGCATGGCATCGACTCGGCGGCGTTCGCCGGCGCGGGCAAGCGCAAGAGCGGCGCCTCCCTCCCCACCGCCAAGGATGGCGAGCGCCACGAGCCCTCGTGA
- the rraA gene encoding ribonuclease E activity regulator RraA: MSSEIRTTDLCDEHPDVLVADPIFRDYGGARLFHGRITTVKVHEDNVLVRKALEEPGQGRVLVVDGGGSLRCALLGDNIAAMAHQNGWAGVIVHGCIRDAEAIARIPIGVKALATHPRKSAKKGAGDRDVAVTFAGVTWVPGELVYADHDGIICAQKQLA; the protein is encoded by the coding sequence ATGAGCTCAGAGATCAGAACCACGGATCTATGCGATGAGCACCCGGACGTCCTGGTCGCCGATCCGATCTTCCGGGATTACGGCGGAGCTCGGCTGTTTCACGGGCGCATCACCACCGTGAAGGTGCATGAGGACAACGTGCTCGTCCGCAAGGCGCTCGAGGAGCCCGGCCAGGGGCGGGTGCTGGTCGTGGACGGAGGCGGCTCCCTCCGCTGCGCGCTCCTCGGAGACAACATCGCCGCCATGGCCCATCAGAACGGCTGGGCCGGTGTGATCGTCCACGGCTGCATCCGCGATGCGGAGGCGATCGCCCGCATCCCGATCGGCGTGAAGGCCCTCGCGACGCACCCGAGGAAGAGCGCCAAGAAGGGCGCGGGGGACCGCGACGTCGCCGTGACGTTCGCCGGGGTCACGTGGGTTCCTGGCGAGCTCGTCTATGCCGATCATGACGGCATCATCTGCGCGCAGAAGCAGCTTGCCTGA